The following are encoded in a window of Panicum virgatum strain AP13 chromosome 5N, P.virgatum_v5, whole genome shotgun sequence genomic DNA:
- the LOC120674468 gene encoding uncharacterized protein LOC120674468, translating into MADIVWQHGRKVGSGFKCNYCGREKGGGGATMFKQHLAHRGSDVADCPSVPPDVKAYFIEQLDRNKDRARERARQKVLREAAARSSNVDAEQLRGEGYDEDEELQAALRHSRQEHEFMQQVGPRYERGGGSGSGPMSSMFTRSQSHVPERVRDYHLELSSAPRQQRIDTGPWTAKGKSKRDLLGRAWAKACHAVGIPGRKVDDPYFRAAILETQNQGVGIKIPSGRDIDGKYLDDNVNEIHNEIEKWKAEWEHCGVTLMCDSWIRPMRNSVINFLAIKAQVLKVGSENVVQIVTDNGSNYKKACNMLTDEFPHIACWLYNSNNLHNMMRDAVGGELVKWNATRFGTNYMFLESMMKKKDKFMSWLVSPQFQNSRHFHTQNGRYAYECMTSLDWWTNMANVINDVEPLYIFLRFADQDKISNLGEVLMEYQNMRHTYSSKFTHDPSHFRQIMQVIDSRMTTVMSGTYVQTACALNPYVDYTMGTTQRVLRELRMGQDKMLDAEGAAVALQEFELFRRKLGEFSSDTARCMAIDCKTSAAAWWATFGEDAPMLSQVARCLLSQCVSSSGCERNWSTFAYIHTKLRNRLSHKKLDKMVFANYNLRLRLERASKVADSSDYDPVSSFMDLSLYRQQSAIEQWMNQSRSNGDPAFDEDSEFSDTLVPSQ; encoded by the exons ATGGCCGACATTGTGTGGCAGCATGGCCGAAAGGTCGGGAGTGGATTCAAATGCAATTATTGTGGCAGGGAGAAGGGTGGCGGAGGGGCAACAATGTTCAAACAACATTTGGCACATAGGGGAAGCGATGTGGCAGACTGCCCTTCGGTTCCACCGGATGTGAAGGCATACTTTATTGAGCAGTTGGACAGGAACAAAGATAGAGCAAGAGAAAGGGCCCGTCAAAAGGTATTGAGGGAAGCAGCAGCTAGGTCGTCGAACGTTGATGCAGAGCAGCTGAGGGGCGAGGGGTACGATGAGGACGAAGAGTTGCAGGCAGCACTAAGGCATTCAAGGCAGGAGCACGAGTTCATGCAGCAAGTTGGCCCAAGATATGAGAGGGGTGGTGGCTCTGGATCAGGACCAATGTCTTCGATGTTCACTAGGAGCCAGTCACATGTCCCTGAGAGGGTTAGGGACTACCACCTTGAGTTGAGCTCGGCTCCACGACAACAACGGATAGATACTGGACCATGGACTGCGAAGGGGAAGAGTAAGAGGGACCTTCTCGGGAGGGCATGGGCAAAGGCATGCCATGCTGTAGGTATTCCAGGACGGAAAGTCGATGACCCTTACTTCAGGGCTGCCATCTTGGAGACGCAAAATCAAG GTGTTGGCATCAAAATACCATCAGGAagggatattgatggcaagtatTTAGATGACAATGTGAATGAGATACATAACGAGATAGAGAAGTGGAAGGCCGAGTGGGAACATTGTGGCGTCACCCTCATGTGTGATTCCTGGATCAGGCCTATgcggaactcggttatcaattTTTTG GCGATCAAAGCACAGGTCCTCAAAGTGGGCAGTGAGAATGTTGTTCAGATAGTGACTGACAATGGATCGAATTATAAAAAGGCCTGTAACATGCTCACTGATGAGTTCCCTCACATCGCATG CTGGCTCTACAACTCAAACAATCTTCACAACATGATGAGGGATGCTGTTGGTGGGGAGTTGGTCAAATGGAATGCAACTAGATTTGGgaccaactacatgttccttgaaagcatgatgaagaagaaagacaagtTTATGTCATGGTTAGTCTCACCTCAATTCCAAAATTCACGCCACTTCCATACGCAGAATGGAAGGTACGCTTATGAGTGCATGACTAGTCTTGATTGGTGGACCAATATGGCAAATGTGATCAATGATGTTGAGCCTCTCTACATTTTCCTTCGATTTGCTGACCAAGATAAGATTTCAAATTTGGGTGAGGTACTAATGGAGTATCAAAACATGAGACATACATATAGCAGTAAGTTCACACATGACCCCAGCCACTTTAGACAGATCATGCAAGTGATAGATTCTAGGATGACCACTGTCATGTCAGGCACCTATGTGCAGACTGCTTGTGCTCTTAACCCTTATGTGGACTACACTATGGGCACAACACAGAGGGTGCTTCGTGAATTGCGTATGGGGCAGGACAAAATGTTGGATGCTGAAGGTGCCGCGGTCGCACTGCAGGAGTTTGAACTTTTCAGGAGGAAGCTAGGTGAGTTTTCTTCTGACACTGCGCGGTGCATGGCCATTGACTGTAAAACTTCAGCTGCTGCTTGGTGGGCTACGTTTGGGGAAGATGCACCAATGTTGTCTCAGGTAGCTCGATGCTTGTTGTCACAGTGTGTATCATCTAGTGGGTGTGAAAGGAACTGGAGCACATTTGCATACATCCACACCAAACTTCGCAATAGGCTGAGCCACAAGAAACTTGATAAAATGGTGTTTGCCAACTACAACCTCCGCCTCCGTCTCGAGCGTGCTAGTAAAGTGGCAGACTCCTCCGATTATGATCCAGTTAGCAGTTTCATGGATCTGTCTTTGTACCGTCAGCAATCAGCAATTGAACAATGGATGAATCAATCAAGGTCCAATGGAGACCCAGCTTTTGATGAAGACTCGGAGTTCAGTGACACGCTAGTGCCAAGCCAGTAG
- the LOC120674469 gene encoding uncharacterized protein LOC120674469 yields the protein MGFGVVSLLDAVFWRAFTSAGLRPGSAAVDADTTIHFWAHRSLLPSTATTTEQQQQQKRPVVVLVHGFGPGPTWQWAAQVGPLSRHFDLVVPTLLFFGASRTRTPARSEASQAAAVAALLAGGQHLPGLGPGRTVHVVGASYGGIVAYHLARALLQQQQQRQRVGGGGGGLALGLKASTFLMQRSLEDRREEKIELIKGMTTAGGSQLTPLPLEVLIIWGEFDQIFPLEKAYVVKEKLGEKAMVKVIPNSGHLPAQEDPKLFNRILLEFLLQLSNSNAAAAL from the exons ATGGGGTTCGGCGTGGTGTCCCTGCTCGACGCGGTGTTCTGGCGCGCGTTCACCTCCGCGGGCCTCCGCCccggctccgccgccgtcgacgccgacACCACCATCCACTTCTGGGCCCACCGCTCCCTCCTGCCTTCGACGGCGACCACcacggagcagcagcagcagcagaagcggCCGGTGGTGGTGCTCGTCCACGGCTTCGGCCCGGGCCCCACGTGGCAGTGGGCGGCGCAGGTGGGCCCGCTGTCCCGCCACTTCGACCTGGTGGTCCCGACGCTCCTCTTCTTCGGCGCCTCCCGCACGCGCACGCCGGCCCGCTCCGAGgcctcccaggccgccgccgtcgccgcgctcctcgccggcgggcagcacctccccggcCTCGGCCCGGGGCGCACGGTGCACGTGGTGGGCGCCAGCTACGGCGGGATCGTGGCGTACCACCTGGCCCGcgcgctgctgcagcagcagcagcagcgccaacgagtcggcggcggcggcggcggcctggcgctGGGGCTCAAAGCTTCAACATTTTTA ATGCAGAGATCCTTGGAGgacagaagagaagagaagatcgAGCTCATTAAAGGGATGACCACAGCGGGAGGCTCCCAACTTACTCCTCTGCCTCTG GAAGTGTTGATCATATGGGGAGAGTTCGACCAGATCTTCCCGCTGGAGAAAGCATACGTAGTGAAAGA GAAGCTTGGGGAGAAGGCTATGGTGAAGGTGATTCCGAACTCGGGGCACTTGCCAGCGCAGGAGGATCCCAAGCTCTTCAACCGCATCCTCCTCGAGTTCCTGCTGCAGCTTTCCAACTCCAACGCCGCTGCCGCGCTATGA
- the LOC120673787 gene encoding rhamnogalacturonan I rhamnosyltransferase 1-like → MGAGGGGGRRRRAWRWAMRAAASAVLWTAVVQLASIVGLFRPRVFADCGGGGGAAGAGLAAAAAGLAALASEDSVAAKLSPPALVPKRIYKSNGYLRVTCNGGLNQMRAGICDMVTIARHLNLTLVVPELDKKSFWADPSDFGDIFDVDHFISSLRDELMIVKELPLKLQLRTKKRLYSMPPVSWSNETYYLKRILPLARKHKVIHFDKSDARLANNGLPIQLQMLRCRVNFEALRFTPQIEALGKKLVSTLQRNGQFVVLHLRYEMDMLSFSGCTHGCSSKETEELTRMRYAYPWWKEKEIDSEAKRLQGLCPLTPEEITLVLKALGFTKDTLIYIASGEIYGGERRLAALKAAYPKLVRKEKILSPDELQPFQNHSTQMAALDYMVSLASNIFIPSYDGNMARVVEGHRRYMGFRKTIVLDRKKLVELLDLFQGGALSWDEFSGAVKEAHKSRMSQPTERKIIPGQPKEEDYFYANPQECLGSNGGFRDAS, encoded by the exons atgggggccggcggcggagggggccggcggaggcgggcgtGGCGGTGGGCCAtgcgggcggcggccagcgccgtGCTGTGGACAGCGGTCGTGCAGCTCGCCTCCATCGTCGGGCTGTTCCGCCCGCGGGTCTTCgcggactgcggcggcggcggaggcgcggcgggagccggactggccgccgccgccgcggggctcgCCGCGCTCGCCAGCGAGGACAGCGTCGCGGCGAAGCTCTCACCGCCGGCGCTCGTGCCCAAGA GAATTTATAAAAGCAATGGTTACCTACGAGTGACTTGCAATGGTGGTCTCAATCAAATGCGAGCTGGG ATATGTGATATGGTGACTATAGCACGCCATCTAAATCTAACTCTAGTGGTCCCTGAACTGGACAAAAAGTCTTTTTGGGCTGATCCGAG TGATTTTGGAGATATTTTTGATGTGGATCACTTCATTAGTTCCCTGAGAGATGAGCTTATGATCGTTAAAGAACTGCCTTTGAAACTCCAGTTAAGAACTAAGAAAAGACTATACTCAATGCCTCCTGTCAGCTGGTCGAATGAAACGTACTACCTGAAGCGG ATATTACCACTTGCAAGGAAGCACAAAGTGATCCATTTTGATAAATCAGATGCTCGCCTTGCAAACAATGGCCTTCCAATTCAGCTCCAGATGCTGCGTTGCCGTGTAAACTTTGAGGCTTTGAGATTCACTCCACAGATTGAGGCCCTTGGCAAAAAACTTGTCTCCACCCTCCAGAGAAATGGGCAATTTGTTGTGCTTCATTTGCGCTATGAAATGGACATGCTCTCCTTTTCAGGCTGCACACATGGCTGCTCTAGTAAAGAAACCGAGGAGCTCACTAGAATGAG ATACGCTTATCCATGGTGGAAAGAAAAGGAGATCGATTCTGAAGCAAAGAGGCTTCAGGGACTTTGCCCCCTCACACCAGAAGAAATTACTCTAGTTCTTAAAGCTCTAGGATTCACAAAAGATACACTGATATACATTGCTTCTGGTGAAATTTACGGTGGTGAAAGGCGCTTGGCTGCGCTCAAGGCTGCATACCCTAAACTA GTGAGGAAGGAGAAAATTTTATCTCCTGATGAATTGCAGCCATTCCAGAACCATTCAACGCAGATGGCAGCACTGGATTACATGGTTTCTTTGGCAAGTAATATTTTCATTCCCAGCTATGATGGAAATATGGCAAGGGTTGTTGAAGGTCACCGCAG GTATATGGGTTTTCGCAAGACCATTGTATTGGACAGAAAGAAGCTCGTTGAACTCTTGGACCTTTTCCAAGGAGGTGCACTATCTTGGGATGAATTCTCAGGTGCAGTGAAGGAGGCACACAAGAGCCGCATGAGCCAACCTACAGAAAGAAAGATCATCCCTGGGCAGCCCAAGGAAGAGGACTATTTCTATGCTAATCCTCAAGAATGCCTTGGCTCCAATGGGGGATTTAGAGACGCTTCCTGA